From the genome of Desulfatibacillum aliphaticivorans DSM 15576, one region includes:
- a CDS encoding type II toxin-antitoxin system RelE family toxin has translation MEKTGWEVFFSGKARKGAEKLPGRARQSLIALVRDIEANGPAAAGWPNYGKLSQARHHCHLKKGRPTYVAVWEVLDKRIRIVEVIYVGTHEKAPY, from the coding sequence TTGGAGAAAACAGGCTGGGAGGTTTTCTTTTCCGGAAAGGCGAGAAAAGGCGCCGAAAAACTGCCCGGGCGGGCAAGGCAATCCTTGATCGCTCTTGTCCGGGATATTGAAGCCAACGGCCCTGCAGCCGCCGGGTGGCCTAATTACGGCAAGCTGTCCCAAGCCAGGCATCACTGCCATTTGAAAAAGGGTCGGCCCACCTATGTGGCGGTGTGGGAAGTTTTGGACAAGAGAATCCGCATTGTGGAGGTAATCTACGTTGGAACCCACGAAAAAGCGCCGTACTAA
- a CDS encoding mechanosensitive ion channel domain-containing protein: MIAGKNTFPRLFFLVGAFLSFILMGFLVCPGAALSGPNDEDSALTAPPEGLIATKPSIYADMQENIGKSQKEVKAEREMYKARLTALKDLEDASQSELNSYRLQLAAYEQVLLLDDAHVNDLQKLYSGQRIASFNISSRLKELREEMAKYSNAKRQAQEHLRRWREQRQTLANQAGQGNQAVAPPLDELDALLESLGALESLLQEIEGIYNGRIASFEEVNNAFSDFLQQLRDRSARTKNLDVFQKSSPFRSVIGFQTLWGELGELAFKIKHPFQQEYWSQVVPGGAQFVVWSAVLFFFFTLGFAYLIGRRARKMLDSRKDGINRERQKWSWTGMCLVNQSVILVCLILFLFGYEKIHASWPSITTLKAVKASLIVWLVTGWAICLARMTPELLSFSIPFDKFEKMAKMLRFLLIVYAVLWWNSGVEGGLAVLGRVVIAVCVMIWAGLSWRWTVRTKGVHAVAKGLALTGLGIALVALIAEFQAYAYFAHYWLASWGLTVWTALGAFASFGVLHEWRLQIREHEKSVQEEQSADSRPVRWLTMRMGLLGWFMAGCSLLFAAWDVDRKAFAVIFDVISREIVIGSISISILGILYAVLALWCTHALARVFADLFRNKFLADSGLETGFQESLTTLASYAIWTIGILLSLSLLGVSSTSMAVVFGALGIGLGFGLQAIFNNFMSGLILLFERPIQVGDILEVNGTWGEVKKINVRSTVVQTYDNASLIIPNSDMISNQVTNWSFKDPKVRRNLYVGVAYGSDIVLVRDTLQEVVDKNPRIYKRPKPDVLFTDFGDSSLMFRVRFWTHVDYFLSVETELRFEIDRLFRERKIEIPFPQRDLHIKTAAAFKAIDKDKLEDHNEGVTMTDKKSE; the protein is encoded by the coding sequence ATGATTGCCGGAAAAAATACTTTCCCTCGTCTTTTTTTCCTTGTTGGGGCGTTTCTATCGTTCATTCTGATGGGTTTTCTGGTCTGTCCCGGGGCGGCTTTATCCGGCCCCAATGACGAAGACTCCGCCTTAACAGCTCCTCCGGAAGGCCTGATTGCGACAAAGCCTTCCATCTATGCAGATATGCAGGAAAATATAGGCAAAAGCCAAAAGGAGGTTAAGGCGGAGCGGGAGATGTATAAGGCGCGCCTCACAGCTCTCAAGGACCTGGAGGACGCCAGCCAGTCCGAGCTGAATTCCTATCGCCTTCAATTGGCCGCTTACGAGCAGGTGCTGCTGCTGGACGACGCCCATGTCAACGACTTGCAAAAACTCTATTCCGGCCAGCGCATCGCCTCCTTTAACATTTCCTCCCGCCTGAAAGAGCTCAGGGAGGAAATGGCCAAATACTCCAACGCAAAAAGGCAGGCCCAGGAGCACTTGAGAAGATGGCGGGAGCAGCGCCAGACCCTCGCCAACCAGGCGGGACAGGGAAATCAGGCCGTCGCTCCTCCTTTGGACGAACTGGACGCGTTGCTGGAAAGCCTGGGCGCCCTGGAGTCTTTACTCCAGGAGATAGAAGGGATTTATAACGGCCGCATCGCCTCTTTTGAAGAGGTGAACAACGCCTTTTCCGACTTTTTGCAGCAATTACGAGACAGGTCGGCCCGAACCAAAAACCTGGACGTCTTTCAGAAATCCTCCCCGTTCAGGAGCGTCATCGGCTTTCAGACGCTCTGGGGGGAGCTGGGCGAACTGGCGTTCAAGATTAAGCATCCTTTTCAACAGGAGTATTGGAGCCAAGTGGTCCCTGGAGGCGCACAATTCGTCGTATGGTCAGCGGTGCTTTTTTTCTTTTTCACGCTTGGTTTTGCATACTTGATAGGCCGAAGAGCGCGTAAAATGCTGGACAGCCGGAAGGACGGCATCAACAGGGAGCGGCAAAAGTGGAGCTGGACCGGAATGTGTCTGGTTAATCAAAGCGTGATTCTCGTCTGCCTTATTCTTTTCCTGTTCGGATACGAAAAGATCCATGCCTCCTGGCCTTCCATAACCACTCTTAAGGCGGTTAAAGCGTCCCTGATCGTCTGGCTGGTCACGGGATGGGCGATCTGCCTGGCTCGCATGACTCCGGAACTGCTTTCCTTTTCCATCCCCTTTGACAAGTTTGAAAAAATGGCCAAGATGCTGCGATTTCTTTTGATCGTCTATGCCGTCCTTTGGTGGAATTCGGGCGTGGAAGGCGGCCTGGCCGTGCTCGGCAGGGTAGTCATCGCCGTTTGCGTTATGATTTGGGCGGGCTTGTCCTGGCGATGGACCGTGCGAACCAAAGGCGTGCACGCCGTGGCCAAAGGCCTGGCCCTGACAGGACTTGGAATAGCCCTGGTCGCTCTGATTGCGGAATTTCAGGCCTACGCCTATTTTGCCCATTACTGGCTGGCCTCCTGGGGACTGACGGTCTGGACGGCGCTGGGCGCCTTCGCCTCCTTCGGCGTGCTCCATGAGTGGCGCCTCCAGATCAGGGAGCATGAAAAAAGCGTTCAGGAAGAGCAAAGCGCGGACTCCCGGCCCGTGCGATGGCTTACCATGCGCATGGGCCTTCTGGGCTGGTTTATGGCCGGGTGCTCCCTGCTGTTCGCGGCCTGGGACGTGGATCGTAAAGCCTTTGCCGTGATTTTTGACGTTATCAGCCGTGAAATTGTCATTGGCAGCATTAGCATCAGCATCCTGGGGATTTTGTACGCCGTCCTGGCTCTCTGGTGCACCCACGCCCTCGCCCGGGTGTTCGCCGACCTCTTCAGGAACAAGTTCCTGGCGGACAGCGGCCTGGAGACCGGTTTTCAGGAGTCCCTGACCACCCTGGCTTCCTACGCCATCTGGACCATAGGCATCCTGCTTTCCCTCTCCCTGTTGGGGGTCAGCAGCACGTCCATGGCGGTCGTCTTCGGCGCTTTGGGCATCGGCCTCGGTTTCGGGCTGCAGGCCATATTCAACAACTTCATGTCCGGCCTGATTCTTTTGTTCGAAAGGCCCATCCAGGTGGGGGACATCCTGGAAGTCAACGGAACCTGGGGCGAGGTCAAGAAAATCAACGTCCGCTCCACCGTGGTGCAGACCTACGACAACGCATCCCTCATCATCCCCAATTCCGACATGATCAGCAACCAGGTGACCAACTGGAGCTTCAAAGATCCCAAGGTGCGACGCAATCTTTACGTGGGCGTGGCGTACGGCTCGGACATCGTCCTGGTCCGGGACACCCTCCAGGAAGTGGTGGACAAAAATCCCAGGATCTACAAACGCCCCAAACCGGACGTCCTGTTTACGGATTTCGGCGACAGCTCCCTCATGTTCCGGGTGCGGTTCTGGACCCATGTGGATTATTTTTTGTCCGTGGAAACCGAACTGCGCTTTGAAATCGACCGCCTGTTCCGGGAGCGCAAGATCGAAATCCCCTTTCCCCAGCGCGACCTGCACATCAAAACCGCGGCGGCGTTTAAAGCGATTGATAAGGATAAACTTGAAGACCATAATGAAGGGGTCACTATGACCGATAAAAAATCTGAATAA
- a CDS encoding DNA-processing protein DprA — MNTEILQFLLGKGAGEAALSKLCRLAAQEGHSHAISVCNSPKRLIAELGLKPSVADNVINARPDAMQLANELERKSIEVLWIGGPHYPERLNTIMGKASPPVLFIQGNRNLLDDKSVGFCGSRKASDKGIRITEQCSQQLVEKGFCVVSGYAHGVDMAAHKTALECGGTTIIVLVEGILRFQEKAPVKNLLSNGNHLIISQFSPRITWNGGNAMKRNGTIIGLSDAMILVESGSKGGTFAAGEETLKYNRPLFVIHYAEPGPSAEANEYFMQKGGIPVRGNREGIPNLKNVLEIAEQQSWRFYSNNSDLNQEQKHLPFDA, encoded by the coding sequence ATGAATACAGAGATCCTACAGTTTTTATTGGGAAAGGGAGCGGGCGAGGCGGCCTTGAGTAAGCTGTGCCGTTTAGCTGCGCAAGAAGGGCATTCCCATGCGATTTCTGTATGTAATTCCCCAAAAAGGCTCATTGCTGAACTGGGTTTAAAGCCGTCGGTAGCGGATAATGTAATTAACGCTCGACCGGATGCTATGCAACTTGCCAATGAACTGGAGAGAAAGAGTATTGAGGTCCTGTGGATAGGGGGGCCGCACTATCCCGAACGGCTAAATACTATCATGGGCAAAGCCTCCCCGCCGGTCTTGTTTATCCAGGGAAATAGAAATTTGCTGGACGACAAGTCAGTCGGTTTTTGCGGTTCCCGAAAAGCCTCTGATAAAGGAATTCGGATAACCGAACAATGTTCTCAACAGCTTGTCGAAAAGGGCTTTTGCGTGGTGAGCGGATATGCCCATGGCGTGGATATGGCGGCCCACAAAACAGCGTTGGAGTGCGGGGGAACCACTATTATCGTTTTGGTGGAGGGGATATTGCGGTTTCAGGAAAAAGCTCCTGTTAAGAACTTATTATCTAATGGGAATCATTTAATAATTTCACAATTTTCTCCAAGGATAACTTGGAATGGCGGAAACGCAATGAAACGCAATGGGACTATAATCGGGTTATCTGACGCCATGATTTTAGTCGAGTCTGGAAGCAAAGGAGGAACCTTTGCCGCTGGCGAAGAAACGTTAAAGTATAACCGGCCGCTTTTTGTCATCCACTATGCAGAGCCTGGGCCTTCGGCTGAGGCCAACGAGTACTTTATGCAAAAGGGGGGAATTCCGGTGCGGGGCAATAGAGAAGGAATTCCCAATTTAAAGAATGTGTTGGAGATTGCAGAGCAGCAATCCTGGCGGTTTTATTCTAATAATTCCGATTTAAATCAGGAGCAAAAGCACCTTCCTTTTGATGCTTGA
- the dctP gene encoding TRAP transporter substrate-binding protein DctP: MRNKYNMISKSFFCIHVLTLVFLATAFTAGASYAQEAKYNLKLATLAPKGIGWAMEWENTLKPGIIKASNDEIAFKTYYGGIMGDEEDYIKKMRIGQLDAGAITGQGAVMACPELTVVELPFLFNNYDEVDFVRDKMYPVFDSYAQDHGFKLVYWFEQDFDQCYSMKYPLETIKDFQKARFVAWYGPLEKKFLDSLGASPVPVNGPEVPSALRQGIVDTVIAPSVWVVGSQTYTLFTHVNTLKVRYAPGLLVIASKTWDQLPPGHQKRIEATRSTSLRDFINNTRDANAKSLQAILKYGVKESQMSPAVREELKKRAMTSWDKASGEDFPEDVLDQIMELLQEFREGRS, translated from the coding sequence GGAGCGTCCTATGCCCAAGAAGCCAAATACAATTTGAAGCTGGCGACCCTGGCGCCCAAGGGGATCGGCTGGGCCATGGAATGGGAAAACACGCTCAAACCGGGCATCATAAAGGCCTCCAACGATGAAATCGCCTTTAAGACCTATTACGGCGGCATCATGGGCGATGAAGAGGACTACATCAAGAAAATGCGCATCGGGCAGTTGGACGCCGGGGCCATTACGGGCCAGGGCGCGGTCATGGCCTGCCCGGAGCTGACGGTGGTGGAGCTTCCTTTTCTGTTCAATAATTATGACGAAGTGGATTTCGTCCGGGACAAAATGTATCCCGTGTTCGACTCCTACGCCCAGGACCATGGATTCAAGCTGGTATACTGGTTTGAGCAGGATTTTGACCAGTGCTATTCCATGAAATACCCTTTGGAAACCATCAAGGATTTCCAAAAAGCCCGATTCGTGGCCTGGTACGGCCCTTTGGAGAAGAAATTCCTGGACTCCTTAGGCGCCAGCCCGGTTCCGGTGAACGGGCCGGAAGTGCCTTCCGCGCTCCGCCAGGGCATTGTGGACACGGTCATCGCCCCTTCCGTGTGGGTCGTGGGCAGCCAGACATACACCTTGTTCACCCACGTCAACACCCTTAAAGTGCGTTACGCCCCGGGCCTGTTGGTTATCGCCTCCAAGACATGGGACCAATTGCCGCCCGGGCATCAAAAACGCATTGAAGCCACCCGGAGCACGTCTTTGCGGGACTTTATAAACAACACCCGGGACGCCAACGCCAAAAGCCTGCAGGCCATCTTAAAATACGGCGTGAAAGAGTCTCAGATGAGCCCCGCCGTCAGGGAGGAGCTCAAAAAGAGAGCCATGACCTCCTGGGACAAAGCCTCGGGCGAGGATTTCCCGGAAGACGTGCTGGATCAAATCATGGAGTTGCTGCAAGAGTTCAGGGAAGGCCGGTCCTAA
- a CDS encoding helix-turn-helix domain-containing protein — MEPTKKRRTKKAYVPIRAVGPAENLEKAMEALESLGFTEVEESTPWREVFSEYSDDELPGSVLSGLRYREGLTQKQLSDLTGIPQSNISQMERGKRTIGRERAKRLAQALNADYRTLL; from the coding sequence TTGGAACCCACGAAAAAGCGCCGTACTAAAAAGGCCTATGTTCCGATCCGGGCTGTCGGTCCCGCCGAGAACCTGGAGAAGGCCATGGAAGCCCTGGAGTCTCTGGGCTTTACGGAGGTGGAGGAATCCACGCCGTGGCGCGAGGTTTTTTCCGAATATTCCGACGACGAATTGCCGGGCTCCGTCCTGTCCGGCTTGCGTTACCGGGAAGGCCTCACCCAGAAGCAGCTATCCGACCTCACAGGAATCCCCCAAAGCAACATTTCCCAAATGGAGCGCGGCAAGCGCACCATCGGCAGGGAGCGGGCCAAACGCCTGGCCCAGGCCCTCAACGCCGATTATCGAACTCTTTTGTAA
- a CDS encoding response regulator, with translation MNGFVEKKGSNGLGPKLALGFAAVAIVVSGILTLALYFNVSNQLRENIEQRLLDTVSIAALQLDGDHHASIRSPESVNKTSYKKIKGLLQSIRARGADVRHIYTLNITPQGNLVYAVDGGGRDGDAILPNTPYNSPHPQLVSNGEPLQMPVVSKRLYTDESGTWLKGYAPFFSSQGEVAGILAMDVAASSIIARQRSFLKTALGVFGLSVVLAGFLGLIMGRKLAAPIEGLTRAVRAISQGDLSHRAEETAKDETGELARAFNAMSEKLSRAEDKIQIEVQERKEAQDALDQSEDNYQRLYENAHVGLFKTRFENDGITACNTRFARMLGYKTSQEVLGLVLGPDRYADPADYERLRERLASLEDVEHFETLFKKVDDSAFWIRLSARLTDKGESVEGMAIDFTTEKTAIEQIKSAEKKFRGIFENAQEGLFQCASEGSFISVNPAMARILGYDSPVELLQKLGPGVREIFFSPEEYSDFRSELEARGKVAGMELQFNKKDGSLAWGSISATLVKNTETGALMLEGSLEDIEERKQHEAAILAKNQAVAANQEKNRFLAALSHEMRTPMTAIIGMTELLNETGLTQQQAQYIKLMKSANEQLLSLVSDVMDISRVDAGRLKLETIPFNLLELVEKACETMAEKAHEKNLELACSVSPKTPIHLLGDPYRLRQVLNNLMQNAVKFTEKGEVVVTVRDAAEGDKKDGQAVIEFCVSDTGIGIPSKRLASLFDHMAKDNDVDFHHYGGTGVGLSISRKLVEMMKGDFTVSSKLEQGSTFCFTACFGVQDKGSGLFTRVSPLKGLSVIVADQDPENLETLREVLNMWGARVTGAEDGPSAIDLLKETWMQPEQADLIIVDQDIPGMDGVETAAQVKMEHLCPACILMLKESPHPDVMARAVKAGISHFVQKPIDRASLLEIINKATKQAEMAEESGQTLPPLDILLVEDSETNRFVIRAYLKDTPWHMDMAENGERALAKFKSKKYDLVLMDIQMPVMDGYTTIRKIREWEQEHRNVRASIIATTIFASKDDETKCLEAGANSYLAKPVKKKALIASILNQIIGGRAAIPEDLNMFGEVFFPAGDEPILAWVDPELADMAAHYLKTLPVTMQDLLDFAVAGDFKQAGQVGREMRDQSKALGLEEAQKIGAMIKDAASTSNLDVIKECMEKMRIYLDRVQIV, from the coding sequence ATGAACGGTTTTGTTGAAAAAAAAGGCTCCAACGGCTTAGGCCCCAAGCTGGCCTTAGGCTTTGCAGCCGTGGCTATCGTTGTTTCCGGCATTTTAACCCTGGCTCTGTATTTCAACGTAAGCAATCAGCTTCGAGAGAACATAGAGCAGCGCTTGTTGGACACCGTGTCCATCGCGGCGCTTCAGCTTGATGGGGACCACCACGCCTCCATCCGGTCTCCTGAAAGCGTTAATAAAACGTCCTATAAGAAAATCAAAGGGCTTCTGCAATCCATCCGCGCCCGGGGCGCCGACGTGCGCCACATCTATACATTGAACATCACGCCTCAGGGCAATCTGGTCTATGCCGTGGACGGCGGGGGCCGGGACGGGGACGCTATCCTTCCCAACACGCCTTACAATTCCCCCCATCCCCAGCTTGTCAGTAATGGGGAGCCGTTGCAGATGCCCGTGGTTTCCAAAAGACTGTATACGGATGAATCCGGGACATGGCTTAAGGGATATGCGCCCTTTTTCAGCTCGCAGGGGGAGGTGGCCGGAATTCTGGCCATGGACGTGGCCGCCAGCAGCATCATTGCCCGGCAGCGCAGCTTTTTAAAAACCGCGCTGGGGGTTTTCGGGCTTTCCGTGGTGCTTGCCGGGTTCCTGGGCTTGATCATGGGCAGAAAGCTGGCGGCGCCCATTGAAGGACTGACCAGGGCGGTCAGGGCCATCAGCCAGGGAGACCTTTCCCACCGCGCCGAGGAAACGGCGAAGGACGAAACCGGTGAACTTGCCCGCGCTTTCAACGCCATGTCGGAAAAGCTGTCCCGGGCCGAGGATAAAATCCAGATTGAAGTCCAGGAGCGCAAAGAGGCTCAGGACGCCCTGGACCAAAGCGAGGACAATTATCAAAGGCTGTACGAAAACGCCCATGTGGGCCTTTTTAAAACCCGGTTCGAAAATGACGGGATTACGGCCTGCAACACCCGTTTTGCACGCATGCTGGGCTATAAGACCAGCCAGGAGGTTTTAGGCCTTGTTTTAGGGCCGGACCGCTACGCCGATCCTGCGGATTATGAAAGGCTGAGGGAAAGGCTGGCCTCCCTGGAAGATGTGGAGCACTTCGAGACCTTGTTCAAAAAGGTGGATGACAGCGCTTTCTGGATTCGCCTGTCCGCACGCCTGACCGATAAAGGCGAGTCCGTGGAAGGCATGGCCATTGACTTCACCACGGAAAAAACCGCCATTGAACAGATAAAAAGCGCGGAGAAAAAATTCCGCGGAATTTTTGAAAACGCCCAGGAAGGCCTGTTTCAGTGCGCTTCCGAAGGCTCCTTTATTTCCGTCAATCCGGCCATGGCCCGAATTCTCGGCTATGACTCCCCCGTGGAGCTGTTGCAAAAACTGGGGCCGGGCGTCCGGGAGATTTTTTTCAGCCCGGAAGAGTACAGCGATTTCAGGTCGGAACTGGAGGCCAGGGGCAAGGTTGCGGGAATGGAGCTGCAGTTTAACAAAAAAGACGGGTCTTTGGCCTGGGGATCCATCTCCGCAACGCTGGTGAAAAATACAGAGACCGGCGCCCTCATGCTGGAGGGCAGCCTGGAGGACATTGAAGAGCGCAAACAGCACGAGGCCGCCATATTGGCGAAAAATCAGGCCGTGGCCGCCAATCAGGAAAAAAACCGCTTTCTGGCCGCCTTAAGCCACGAAATGCGCACCCCCATGACCGCCATCATCGGCATGACCGAGTTGCTGAATGAAACCGGCCTGACCCAGCAGCAAGCCCAATACATCAAGCTCATGAAATCGGCCAACGAACAGCTGCTGAGCCTTGTGAGCGACGTCATGGATATTTCCCGCGTGGACGCCGGGCGCCTCAAGCTGGAGACCATTCCTTTCAACTTGTTGGAATTGGTCGAAAAAGCCTGTGAAACCATGGCGGAAAAAGCCCATGAGAAAAATCTGGAGCTTGCGTGCAGCGTTTCGCCCAAGACCCCGATCCACCTGCTTGGAGACCCCTACCGCCTGAGGCAGGTGTTGAACAACCTCATGCAGAACGCCGTTAAATTCACGGAAAAAGGCGAGGTGGTGGTCACGGTAAGAGACGCTGCGGAAGGCGACAAAAAGGACGGTCAGGCGGTCATCGAGTTCTGCGTTTCAGACACGGGAATCGGCATTCCTTCCAAGCGATTGGCCTCTTTATTCGATCATATGGCCAAAGACAACGACGTGGATTTTCATCATTACGGAGGCACGGGCGTAGGACTTTCCATCTCCCGCAAACTCGTGGAAATGATGAAGGGCGACTTTACGGTTTCCAGCAAGCTGGAACAGGGCAGCACCTTCTGCTTTACCGCGTGCTTCGGGGTGCAGGACAAGGGCTCCGGCCTTTTCACCAGGGTCTCCCCGCTCAAAGGCCTGTCCGTCATCGTGGCGGACCAGGACCCCGAAAACCTGGAAACCCTGCGGGAAGTCCTCAACATGTGGGGCGCGCGTGTGACCGGCGCCGAAGACGGCCCCTCAGCCATCGACCTGCTGAAGGAAACCTGGATGCAACCGGAGCAGGCCGATCTGATCATCGTGGACCAGGACATTCCCGGCATGGACGGGGTGGAAACCGCCGCCCAGGTGAAAATGGAGCACCTGTGCCCGGCCTGCATACTCATGCTTAAGGAAAGCCCCCACCCGGACGTTATGGCCCGGGCCGTCAAAGCGGGAATCAGCCACTTTGTGCAAAAGCCCATTGATCGGGCGTCCCTGCTGGAAATCATAAACAAAGCCACCAAACAGGCGGAAATGGCCGAAGAATCCGGCCAGACCCTGCCTCCCCTGGACATCCTGCTGGTGGAGGATTCGGAAACCAACCGGTTCGTCATCCGCGCTTATCTTAAGGATACGCCCTGGCACATGGACATGGCGGAAAACGGGGAGCGCGCCCTGGCCAAGTTCAAATCCAAAAAATACGATCTGGTGCTCATGGACATCCAGATGCCGGTCATGGACGGGTACACGACCATCCGCAAAATTCGCGAATGGGAGCAGGAGCACCGCAATGTGCGGGCCTCCATTATCGCCACCACCATCTTTGCAAGCAAGGACGACGAGACCAAATGCCTGGAGGCCGGCGCCAACTCCTACCTGGCCAAACCGGTCAAGAAAAAGGCCCTCATCGCCTCCATCCTGAATCAAATCATAGGAGGAAGGGCCGCCATCCCCGAAGACCTGAACATGTTTGGCGAGGTTTTCTTCCCCGCCGGAGACGAGCCCATCCTGGCCTGGGTGGACCCGGAACTGGCGGACATGGCCGCCCATTATTTAAAAACTCTGCCCGTCACCATGCAGGATCTGCTGGACTTTGCCGTGGCCGGGGATTTTAAGCAGGCGGGCCAGGTGGGCCGGGAAATGCGAGACCAAAGCAAGGCCCTGGGGCTGGAGGAGGCCCAGAAAATCGGCGCCATGATCAAAGATGCCGCCTCCACCAGCAACCTGGACGTCATCAAGGAATGCATGGAAAAAATGCGCATCTATCTGGACCGGGTGCAGATAGTTTAA
- a CDS encoding phosphoribosyltransferase has translation MDLDAMQYGFSSAKGNTPKIVRSRDRLDRYHLNFPSEDGSYSFYLKKDTYPQLFQLHHGDIVEKADCGWHGTKMKGLRFRTLSDMHQEIISKWCLRFNRYVLIGLNKHIENAFKNELDFCMALDFHVDKKNDKRTKIGEAEYCIKYHELDLPIAARNDAKTFLFKEMLQGLSDLPPTKNSPMVSTIPSNEQGKKKLAWRIAEALAKEKSLDFVEANLLCERQSLKGIGISEKIPVWDSIYKRKECIKVSHDVAGASVVVIDDLYMSGVTIWSYAKYLKSLGAAQVLGLVLVKSLKDTGYQ, from the coding sequence ATGGACCTTGATGCCATGCAATATGGGTTTTCCTCTGCCAAAGGGAATACTCCTAAAATTGTTCGCTCCAGAGATCGTTTAGACAGGTATCATTTGAATTTTCCCAGTGAGGATGGCAGTTATTCTTTTTACTTGAAAAAGGATACTTATCCGCAGTTGTTTCAACTGCACCATGGAGACATTGTAGAAAAAGCAGACTGTGGCTGGCATGGGACCAAAATGAAGGGCCTTCGATTTAGAACCTTGTCTGATATGCATCAGGAAATCATATCGAAATGGTGCCTAAGGTTTAACCGGTATGTTTTAATTGGCTTGAATAAACATATTGAGAACGCTTTTAAAAATGAATTGGATTTTTGTATGGCGCTGGATTTTCATGTTGATAAGAAAAATGACAAGCGGACAAAAATAGGGGAGGCAGAGTACTGCATAAAGTACCATGAATTGGATTTGCCTATTGCGGCCCGAAACGATGCAAAGACGTTTCTATTTAAGGAGATGCTTCAAGGCTTATCTGACCTGCCCCCGACAAAGAACTCCCCCATGGTATCCACCATTCCTTCTAATGAACAAGGAAAGAAAAAACTGGCTTGGCGGATAGCAGAAGCACTGGCCAAGGAAAAATCTCTGGACTTTGTCGAGGCGAATCTTCTCTGTGAAAGACAGAGCCTCAAAGGTATAGGCATCAGCGAAAAAATTCCAGTTTGGGATTCCATTTATAAACGTAAAGAGTGTATAAAGGTATCTCACGATGTGGCGGGCGCCTCGGTGGTTGTCATAGACGATCTTTATATGTCAGGTGTGACAATTTGGAGTTATGCTAAATATTTAAAATCACTTGGGGCTGCCCAGGTACTGGGACTAGTTTTAGTAAAGTCCTTGAAAGATACTGGCTATCAATGA
- the corA gene encoding magnesium/cobalt transporter CorA translates to MFKNRASKKAGLPPGTMVYVGKEQAGEATVSMIQYSEQEAEEVSVDVRNLQIAVPENKDRVTWIQVTGVHDLALVENLGRIFELHPLVMEDIVHTMQRLKVEDYGDYIFAAMRAMHPYDEQICLILGPGYVISFQENPSPLFDSIKERIMKGKGRIRRLGAGYLCYALMDIVVDSHYHVMESINERLEALQESALEDYYGETIHGIHALKGEVFRLRKSVWPLREMIGRIQRSDSGLVSREVSVFFRDVLDHAAQLADTVENFREMLASIQDTQLSSLSNKMNDVMRVLTVISTIFIPMTFLAGIYGMNFKYMPELEWKAAYPVFWIIVIIMGLGMVWWFKKKKWL, encoded by the coding sequence ATGTTTAAAAATCGTGCGTCCAAAAAGGCGGGGCTGCCCCCCGGAACCATGGTCTATGTGGGAAAGGAGCAGGCCGGCGAGGCGACAGTCTCCATGATTCAATACTCGGAGCAGGAAGCGGAGGAAGTTTCCGTGGACGTCCGCAACCTGCAGATAGCGGTTCCTGAGAATAAGGATCGCGTTACTTGGATACAGGTGACCGGAGTGCATGACCTTGCCCTGGTGGAAAATCTGGGCAGGATTTTTGAGCTTCATCCCCTGGTGATGGAAGACATTGTGCACACCATGCAGCGCCTCAAGGTGGAGGATTACGGGGATTACATTTTCGCCGCCATGCGCGCCATGCATCCTTATGACGAACAGATCTGCCTGATCCTGGGGCCCGGCTATGTGATTTCCTTTCAGGAAAATCCCAGCCCTTTGTTTGATTCCATCAAAGAGCGGATCATGAAGGGGAAGGGGCGCATCAGGAGGTTGGGCGCCGGATATTTGTGCTATGCGCTTATGGACATCGTGGTGGACAGCCATTATCATGTGATGGAAAGCATTAACGAAAGATTGGAGGCGCTTCAGGAAAGCGCCCTGGAGGATTATTACGGCGAAACCATCCATGGCATTCATGCGCTGAAAGGCGAGGTATTCCGGTTGCGCAAGTCGGTCTGGCCGCTGCGGGAAATGATCGGGCGCATTCAAAGGAGCGATTCCGGGCTGGTTTCCAGGGAGGTTTCCGTGTTTTTCCGGGACGTCCTGGATCACGCCGCCCAATTGGCGGACACCGTGGAGAATTTCCGGGAAATGCTGGCAAGCATCCAGGACACCCAGCTTTCCAGCCTGAGCAATAAAATGAACGACGTGATGCGGGTGCTCACGGTCATTTCGACCATATTCATTCCCATGACCTTTTTGGCGGGCATATACGGCATGAATTTCAAATATATGCCCGAACTGGAATGGAAGGCGGCCTATCCCGTATTCTGGATTATCGTGATTATCATGGGCCTTGGAATGGTCTGGTGGTTTAAAAAGAAAAAGTGGCTGTAA